A stretch of the Candidatus Neomarinimicrobiota bacterium genome encodes the following:
- a CDS encoding aldehyde dehydrogenase family protein, translating to MSERYRNYIAGEWSDSISGKTFDNRNPAKWDEIVGVFPDSNEDDVNRAVTAAREAFKEWSDVPAPIRGNMIKKAGDILVERKEEIAKLMTREMGKVLIETRGDVQEGIDTAYYSASEGRRMFGHTAPSELRDKYNIVIRRSVGPAGIITPWNFPLAIPTWKIFPALTTGNTVVFKPASDTPATATVFVEVLVEAGIPPGVINIVHGGGSNVGTPIVEHPDIKLISFTGSSAVGKIIASSGGQKLKRVSLELGGKNAQIVLNDADVELATEGAVWGAFGTTGQRCTATSRLIVQDKIYGEFIEALLKRVDKLKLGDGLDESVEVGPIVNEAQRESIHEYVGIGKEEGATLSIGGEFSSDKDLEGGWFYQPTIFENVDKEMRIAKEEIFGPVLCVLKFKEFDEAIDICNNVDYGLSSSIYTRDVNKAFMAVKEIDAGITYINGPTIGAECHMPFGGCKDTGNGHREGGYSAFEFFTEEKTVYVDFSGKLQRAQIDTEA from the coding sequence ATGAGTGAAAGATATAGAAATTACATAGCCGGTGAGTGGAGCGACTCCATCAGCGGGAAGACGTTCGATAACCGGAATCCCGCAAAGTGGGATGAGATAGTCGGAGTTTTCCCCGATTCTAACGAAGACGACGTTAACAGAGCCGTCACCGCAGCGAGGGAGGCGTTCAAGGAATGGAGTGACGTTCCTGCCCCTATAAGAGGAAATATGATCAAAAAAGCCGGTGATATTCTTGTGGAACGGAAGGAAGAAATCGCAAAATTGATGACCCGCGAGATGGGGAAGGTGCTGATCGAGACAAGGGGAGACGTTCAGGAGGGAATTGACACCGCTTATTATTCCGCTTCGGAAGGAAGAAGGATGTTCGGTCATACGGCGCCGTCGGAGTTGCGAGACAAATATAATATCGTTATCCGGCGTTCTGTCGGTCCGGCGGGTATTATCACTCCGTGGAATTTCCCTCTGGCGATACCGACATGGAAGATATTTCCAGCGTTGACTACCGGAAACACAGTGGTTTTCAAGCCTGCTTCTGATACCCCCGCAACGGCTACGGTCTTCGTAGAAGTACTCGTTGAAGCGGGTATACCACCCGGCGTAATAAATATCGTCCATGGAGGCGGCTCAAACGTTGGAACGCCTATAGTGGAACACCCGGATATAAAGCTCATTTCTTTTACCGGTTCTTCCGCTGTGGGTAAGATAATCGCCTCTTCCGGGGGTCAGAAACTAAAGCGGGTATCGTTGGAATTGGGAGGAAAAAACGCCCAAATAGTCTTGAACGACGCCGATGTGGAATTAGCCACGGAAGGAGCTGTCTGGGGAGCCTTCGGAACCACAGGTCAAAGATGCACGGCGACCAGCCGGTTGATAGTTCAGGATAAGATTTACGGTGAGTTCATCGAAGCTCTTTTGAAACGGGTTGATAAACTAAAATTGGGAGACGGACTCGATGAATCGGTGGAGGTAGGTCCTATAGTCAATGAGGCGCAAAGAGAATCCATACATGAATACGTCGGGATAGGTAAAGAAGAGGGAGCAACTCTTTCGATAGGCGGAGAGTTTTCATCAGACAAAGATCTCGAAGGGGGATGGTTCTACCAACCTACCATATTCGAAAACGTTGACAAAGAAATGCGGATAGCCAAAGAGGAAATATTCGGTCCTGTTCTCTGCGTTTTGAAATTCAAAGAATTTGACGAGGCTATCGATATTTGCAATAACGTCGATTACGGATTATCCTCGAGTATTTACACAAGGGACGTTAACAAGGCGTTCATGGCGGTTAAAGAGATCGACGCTGGCATAACGTACATAAACGGACCGACAATCGGAGCGGAATGTCATATGCCGTTCGGTGGATGCAAGGATACCGGAAACGGACATAGAGAAGGCGGTTACAGCGCATTTGAATTCTTTACGGAAGAGAAAACGGTATATGTGGACTTCTCGGGTAAATTACAACGGGCACAAATTGATACAGAAGCATAA
- the rsmI gene encoding 16S rRNA (cytidine(1402)-2'-O)-methyltransferase, with translation MSSGVIYIVATPIGNLDDISFRAVETLRNVDFIACEDTRHTIKLLNKYEIKNRLIPYHDHNKIKKTPVLIEKLKKGQSMALVSDAGTPSISDPGFYLIREAIKNDIELSPIPGPTALISAVTASGLEIDRFVFEGYLPRKKGRTKRLKELAEYRVTIVIFEGPHRVIKTLNDLREYLGDRKAAIGREMTKMNEEFLRGSLSELIAHYDNRKPRGEYVIVVERNKD, from the coding sequence TTGTCATCCGGTGTTATATATATAGTTGCCACGCCAATAGGAAATTTGGATGATATATCGTTCAGAGCCGTTGAAACTTTAAGAAATGTCGATTTCATTGCCTGCGAAGATACACGCCATACTATAAAACTGCTGAATAAATATGAGATTAAAAATAGATTGATACCCTATCACGACCACAACAAAATAAAAAAAACACCGGTTTTGATAGAGAAGTTGAAAAAAGGACAATCGATGGCGCTTGTCTCCGATGCAGGAACGCCCTCGATTAGCGACCCGGGTTTTTATCTTATTCGGGAGGCGATCAAAAACGATATCGAACTGTCACCCATACCCGGTCCTACCGCACTAATTTCGGCAGTTACGGCATCGGGGCTTGAAATTGACAGGTTCGTATTCGAAGGTTATCTACCGAGAAAAAAAGGCAGAACAAAAAGGCTTAAAGAACTTGCGGAATATCGGGTAACTATAGTAATTTTCGAGGGACCTCACAGAGTTATCAAAACGCTCAATGATTTACGGGAATATTTAGGTGATAGAAAAGCGGCAATTGGGAGAGAAATGACTAAAATGAACGAAGAATTCCTCCGGGGAAGTCTTTCAGAGCTAATTGCACATTATGATAACCGTAAGCCGAGAGGCGAGTATGTGATAGTCGTTGAAAGAAATAAGGACTAA
- a CDS encoding L-lysine 6-transaminase, with product MLNVNANKVREILSKHILADGLEVVFDEDKSHGSWFVDKRNGRKYLDLYSFFASSPVGFNHPSIIEASEKLGKIARHKPTNSDIYTETYAEFLEKFSEVGIPPELQHAFFIDGGTLGVENALKAAFDWKVRRNLADGNGEKGSKVIHFVNAFHGRSGYTLSLTNTGEQKIKYFPKFDWPRISTPAVKFPPEDNIKLIEASEKKSIEEIKNAILESPDDIAAIIIEVIQSEGGDNHIRGEFLKELRAIADESEILLIFDEVQTGVGLTGKFWAYQHFDAVPDMISFGKKMQICGFLAGARLDEVEENVFNSSGRLNSTFGGNIVDMARTTIYLDIIKNEQLLENAELSGKHLLYRIQALQDEFEGQVSNARGRGLLCAFDLPSEKERDDLVKSIIENGALILGCGERSIRFRPSLNISTDEIDRGIEIIEQSLINYSS from the coding sequence ATATTGAATGTAAACGCAAATAAGGTTAGAGAGATACTTTCAAAGCACATCCTGGCTGATGGATTGGAAGTTGTATTTGATGAGGATAAAAGTCATGGCTCGTGGTTTGTAGACAAAAGAAACGGCAGAAAATATTTGGACTTATATTCTTTTTTTGCCTCATCGCCTGTAGGGTTCAACCATCCGAGCATAATTGAAGCGTCGGAGAAGCTAGGTAAAATAGCCAGGCATAAGCCTACAAATTCGGACATCTATACGGAGACATACGCCGAGTTCTTGGAAAAGTTCAGCGAAGTGGGGATTCCTCCGGAATTACAGCACGCATTTTTTATCGACGGCGGAACGTTAGGAGTCGAAAACGCCCTAAAGGCAGCTTTCGATTGGAAGGTCAGAAGGAACCTCGCCGACGGAAATGGAGAAAAAGGATCGAAAGTTATCCATTTCGTGAACGCATTCCACGGCAGATCAGGTTATACTCTTTCTCTGACCAACACAGGCGAACAAAAGATAAAGTACTTCCCAAAATTTGACTGGCCAAGAATCTCAACGCCGGCTGTCAAGTTCCCGCCTGAAGACAACATAAAACTAATCGAAGCATCGGAGAAAAAATCTATCGAGGAGATAAAAAACGCCATTCTCGAATCTCCTGATGACATTGCCGCTATTATTATTGAGGTGATCCAATCCGAAGGAGGGGATAACCATATCAGAGGTGAATTTCTCAAGGAGTTGCGGGCAATAGCTGATGAGTCGGAGATATTATTGATATTCGATGAGGTTCAAACCGGAGTTGGATTGACAGGTAAATTCTGGGCTTATCAACATTTTGATGCGGTTCCCGACATGATATCATTCGGCAAAAAGATGCAGATATGCGGATTTCTCGCCGGCGCAAGATTAGACGAAGTGGAGGAAAATGTCTTCAATTCTTCCGGTAGATTAAATTCCACTTTCGGAGGCAACATCGTTGACATGGCGAGAACGACAATATATCTGGATATTATTAAAAATGAACAATTGCTTGAAAATGCGGAATTATCAGGCAAACATCTCCTTTACAGAATTCAGGCGCTGCAGGATGAGTTTGAGGGACAGGTATCAAACGCAAGAGGGAGAGGACTGCTTTGCGCTTTCGACCTGCCTTCGGAAAAAGAACGTGATGACCTTGTCAAGAGTATAATCGAAAACGGCGCTCTTATACTCGGCTGCGGGGAAAGGTCGATCAGGTTCAGGCCTTCTCTGAATATCTCAACCGACGAGATAGACCGGGGCATAGAGATTATCGAACAATCCCTGATAAACTACTCCTCATAA
- a CDS encoding inositol-3-phosphate synthase, which yields MLRGKNIAEPKGKPGILLRGMGGIREWLSFYFKSPITAPEIYPEHDLFIQQVELKNTLRYMMESYQVTRLGTEQYEE from the coding sequence ATGTTACGCGGTAAAAATATAGCTGAACCGAAAGGTAAACCCGGCATACTTCTGCGCGGAATGGGAGGCATACGGGAATGGCTTTCATTTTACTTCAAGAGTCCTATTACGGCTCCCGAAATTTATCCGGAGCATGATCTGTTCATTCAACAGGTTGAATTGAAAAACACTCTGAGGTATATGATGGAATCATATCAGGTTACCCGTCTGGGGACCGAACAGTACGAAGAATGA
- a CDS encoding CDP-alcohol phosphatidyltransferase family protein — MQIPEEYKKKFHRDGFNLIPPKFMEGFIRVIMPVADFFKSLNMNPNTLTTFGTILTIVGSIFYALSYLRLGGLFIIFGAICDTLDGWIARDIGKKSKFGALYDSVMDRYSEIIMYFGIAVHFVRTDSYWTSVAIFAAVGGSVMVSYVKAKAEGLGFEINVGMMQRPERITYIAVASIIGDLPYIDELFLMIAIWIIAVLANVTAMQRLVYVYKLAKVGSRTKTKRKAKK; from the coding sequence ATGCAGATACCGGAAGAGTATAAAAAGAAATTTCATAGGGACGGATTTAATCTTATTCCGCCGAAATTTATGGAAGGTTTTATCAGGGTAATAATGCCGGTGGCGGATTTTTTCAAATCTTTGAACATGAATCCAAATACTCTTACGACGTTCGGAACTATACTTACGATAGTCGGGTCGATATTTTATGCCCTTTCATATTTAAGGCTTGGCGGTTTGTTTATAATATTTGGAGCTATTTGCGACACACTCGACGGCTGGATCGCAAGAGATATCGGGAAAAAATCCAAATTCGGCGCCTTATATGATTCTGTTATGGATCGATATTCAGAAATTATTATGTATTTCGGGATCGCCGTTCATTTTGTCAGGACTGATTCCTATTGGACTTCCGTAGCGATCTTTGCGGCTGTCGGCGGCTCCGTCATGGTAAGTTACGTCAAGGCAAAGGCAGAAGGATTAGGGTTCGAAATCAACGTCGGCATGATGCAGCGGCCGGAAAGAATCACTTACATTGCAGTTGCTTCTATAATAGGTGACCTACCATACATTGACGAGCTGTTTTTAATGATTGCTATTTGGATAATTGCAGTGTTAGCTAACGTAACAGCAATGCAACGTTTAGTGTATGTATATAAATTAGCTAAAGTCGGTTCAAGGACTAAAACGAAAAGAAAGGCAAAAAAATAA